One window from the genome of Catenulispora sp. MAP5-51 encodes:
- the ybeY gene encoding rRNA maturation RNase YbeY codes for MSIDIANETDYGTEQGVDAEELVGVARYVLGEMGIHPMAELSILLVDTAAMEQLHIQWMDEPGPTDVLSFPMDELRPARAEDDNEPVPGLLGDVVLCPEVAEKQAKDACHSTAEELRLLTTHGILHLLGYDHAEPEEEAEMFGLQKQLLRGWKARSGAR; via the coding sequence ATGTCGATCGACATCGCCAACGAGACCGACTACGGCACCGAGCAGGGTGTGGATGCCGAGGAGCTGGTCGGGGTCGCCCGGTACGTGCTGGGCGAGATGGGCATCCACCCGATGGCCGAGCTGTCCATCCTGCTGGTCGACACCGCCGCGATGGAGCAGCTGCACATCCAGTGGATGGACGAGCCGGGCCCGACCGACGTGCTCTCCTTCCCGATGGACGAGCTGCGCCCGGCACGCGCCGAGGACGACAACGAGCCGGTGCCCGGCCTGCTCGGGGACGTCGTGCTGTGTCCGGAGGTGGCCGAGAAGCAGGCCAAGGACGCCTGCCACTCCACGGCCGAGGAGCTGCGGCTGCTCACCACGCACGGGATCTTGCACCTGCTGGGCTACGACCACGCCGAGCCGGAGGAGGAGGCCGAGATGTTCGGCCTGCAAAAACAGCTGCTACGAGGATGGAAGGCCAGGTCAGGCGCTCGATGA
- a CDS encoding histidine triad nucleotide-binding protein, with amino-acid sequence MADGRPQPDCLFCKIVAGEIPATVVRETELTVAFKDINPQAPVHDLIVPRAHYANAAELAAEAPDLAAALLVEAREVAKAEGIAADGYRTVFNTDAHAGQTVFHVHAHVLGGDFLAHFGT; translated from the coding sequence ATGGCCGACGGCCGACCGCAACCCGACTGTCTCTTCTGCAAGATCGTGGCCGGCGAGATCCCGGCGACGGTGGTCCGCGAGACGGAGCTCACCGTCGCGTTCAAGGACATAAACCCGCAGGCGCCGGTCCACGACCTCATCGTGCCGCGGGCGCACTACGCCAACGCCGCCGAACTCGCCGCCGAGGCGCCCGACCTGGCCGCCGCGCTGTTGGTCGAGGCGCGCGAGGTGGCGAAGGCGGAGGGGATCGCGGCGGACGGCTACCGGACCGTGTTCAACACCGACGCCCACGCCGGGCAGACGGTGTTCCACGTCCACGCGCACGTGCTCGGCGGCGATTTCCTCGCGCACTTCGGGACCTGA
- a CDS encoding PhoH family protein: MADNTAPRSGKGRQSSAADRNGRAAGTGRAGANGAGASSGSSGTSKPASGPASGAARAVRADEVAPGVVQAKIEIPSGHPLVSVFGAGDGLLRVIEKAFPGVDIHARGNQVTAAGSRGEVALVQRLFEEMLLMLRTGAPLTEDGVERSIQMLRSGEADVDGQRPAEVLTQNILSNRGRTIRPKTLNQKNYVDAIDVNTIVFGIGPAGSGKTYLAMAKAVQALQSKQVNRIILTRPAVEAGEKLGFLPGTLYEKIDPYLRPLYDALHDMIDPDSIPRLMAAGVIEVAPLAYMRGRTLNDAFIILDEAQNTSPEQMKMFLTRLGFGSKIVVTGDVTQVDLPGGTESGLRVVRNILSGVEDIHFAELTSADVVRHRLVGDIVDAYGRFDAVRDRERGDHSPGGDAKRKRH, translated from the coding sequence ATGGCAGACAACACCGCACCGCGCTCGGGCAAGGGCCGCCAGTCCTCCGCCGCGGACCGCAACGGGAGGGCGGCCGGAACCGGCCGCGCGGGGGCGAACGGGGCAGGGGCGTCCTCCGGGTCCTCCGGGACCTCCAAGCCCGCCTCCGGGCCCGCTTCAGGGGCCGCACGCGCCGTCCGGGCCGACGAGGTCGCGCCGGGCGTCGTCCAGGCCAAGATCGAGATACCGTCCGGGCACCCCCTGGTCTCCGTCTTCGGAGCCGGCGACGGCCTGCTGCGGGTGATCGAGAAGGCGTTCCCGGGCGTGGACATCCACGCCCGCGGCAACCAGGTGACCGCCGCGGGCAGCCGCGGCGAGGTGGCCCTGGTCCAGCGCCTGTTCGAGGAGATGCTCCTGATGCTCCGCACCGGCGCCCCGCTCACCGAGGACGGCGTCGAGCGCTCGATCCAGATGCTCCGCAGCGGCGAGGCCGACGTCGACGGCCAGCGCCCGGCCGAGGTGCTCACGCAGAACATCCTGAGCAACCGCGGCCGCACCATCCGCCCCAAGACGCTGAACCAGAAGAACTACGTCGACGCGATCGACGTCAACACGATCGTGTTCGGCATCGGCCCGGCCGGCTCCGGCAAGACCTACCTGGCGATGGCCAAGGCCGTGCAGGCGCTGCAGAGCAAGCAGGTCAACCGCATCATCCTGACCCGCCCCGCGGTCGAGGCCGGGGAGAAGCTCGGCTTCCTGCCCGGGACGCTGTACGAGAAGATCGACCCGTACCTGCGGCCGCTGTACGACGCGCTGCACGACATGATCGATCCGGACAGTATTCCCCGGTTGATGGCGGCCGGGGTCATTGAAGTGGCCCCGCTGGCATATATGCGTGGCCGCACGCTCAATGACGCATTCATCATCCTCGACGAGGCCCAGAACACCTCCCCCGAGCAGATGAAGATGTTCCTCACCCGCCTCGGCTTCGGCTCCAAGATCGTGGTCACCGGCGACGTGACGCAGGTCGACCTGCCCGGGGGCACTGAGTCCGGACTGCGGGTCGTGCGCAATATCCTGTCCGGCGTGGAGGACATCCATTTCGCCGAGCTGACCAGTGCCGACGTCGTGCGCCACCGGCTGGTGGGGGACATCGTCGACGCCTATGGGCGCTTCGACGCTGTGCGCGACCGGGAGCGCGGTGACCACAGCCCTGGTGGGGACGCCAAGAGGAAGAGGCACTGA
- a CDS encoding adenylosuccinate synthetase gives MDLIGRKHAIVVDLGYGDAGKGSTVDWLCSPGHTDSRTEYRTDSRTDSRTASRIRAVVRFNGGAQAGHNVVTPDGRHHTFAQFGAGTFHGVPTHLSRFVLVEPFALAAEAAHLAELGIPNPFALLSADSRALITTPYHRAANRVRESARDRTPGSTRHGTCGMGIGETVSFSLAVSPDMPPRVGDCRDRATLVRKLTALRARIAADLELSGLRLPADLPSPEFCADVYQAFAQRVRIVDEECGGYLAALLESGPCVFEGAQGVLLDEWYGFHPHTTWSTTTFANAEALLKESGQEVESAARLGVVRTYSTRHGAGPFVSEDAALAPTLPEPHNEAGTWQGAFRIGHFDAVAHRYALDVCGGADALVVTHADVRAKGRRLCRAYQASADVPAMEKLPRSLMPDLDYQRLLTKTVSSCTPVYEDGPQDERDWPDVIGQALGTPVGVVSSGPTWREKAARLPCAK, from the coding sequence ATGGACCTGATCGGCAGGAAGCACGCGATCGTCGTGGACCTGGGCTACGGCGACGCCGGCAAGGGCTCGACCGTGGACTGGCTCTGCTCCCCCGGACACACCGATTCCCGCACCGAATACCGCACTGATTCCCGCACTGATTCCCGCACCGCGTCACGGATCCGCGCCGTCGTCCGCTTCAACGGCGGCGCGCAGGCCGGCCACAACGTGGTCACCCCCGACGGCCGCCACCACACCTTCGCGCAGTTCGGCGCCGGCACCTTCCACGGCGTGCCGACGCACCTGTCCCGCTTCGTGCTCGTCGAACCCTTCGCGCTGGCCGCCGAGGCCGCGCACCTGGCCGAACTCGGCATCCCCAACCCGTTCGCCCTGCTGTCGGCAGACTCCCGCGCGCTCATCACCACCCCGTACCACCGTGCCGCGAACCGTGTACGCGAATCCGCCCGAGACCGCACCCCCGGGTCGACCCGCCACGGCACCTGCGGCATGGGGATCGGCGAGACGGTCTCTTTCTCCCTGGCCGTCTCGCCCGATATGCCACCGCGCGTGGGGGACTGCCGGGACCGCGCCACGCTGGTCAGGAAGCTGACAGCGCTGCGCGCCCGCATCGCGGCCGATCTGGAGCTGTCCGGATTGCGTCTGCCCGCCGATCTGCCGAGCCCGGAGTTCTGCGCGGACGTCTACCAGGCGTTCGCACAGCGGGTGCGGATCGTGGACGAGGAGTGCGGAGGGTATCTCGCCGCGCTCCTGGAATCCGGGCCCTGCGTCTTCGAGGGCGCACAGGGCGTCCTGCTCGACGAGTGGTACGGCTTCCACCCGCACACGACGTGGTCGACGACCACCTTCGCCAACGCCGAGGCGTTGCTGAAGGAGTCCGGCCAAGAAGTCGAGAGCGCCGCGCGCCTCGGCGTGGTCCGCACCTACAGCACCCGGCACGGCGCCGGACCGTTCGTCTCCGAGGACGCGGCCCTGGCCCCGACGCTGCCGGAACCGCACAACGAGGCCGGAACGTGGCAGGGGGCGTTCCGGATCGGGCACTTCGACGCGGTGGCGCATCGCTACGCGCTCGACGTGTGCGGCGGGGCCGACGCGTTGGTGGTCACGCACGCGGACGTTCGGGCGAAGGGCCGGCGCCTGTGCCGGGCCTACCAGGCCTCGGCGGACGTGCCGGCCATGGAGAAGCTCCCGCGCAGCCTGATGCCGGACCTGGACTATCAGCGGCTGCTCACCAAGACCGTGTCGTCGTGCACGCCGGTGTACGAGGACGGCCCGCAGGACGAGCGGGACTGGCCGGACGTCATCGGACAGGCGCTGGGGACGCCGGTCGGCGTGGTCTCCTCGGGCCCGACGTGGCGGGAGAAGGCCGCGCGCCTGCCCTGCGCGAAATAG